A genome region from Natronosalvus rutilus includes the following:
- a CDS encoding DUF2103 domain-containing protein: MECRHCGSPLEKPGDFCLVCRTGNTDTVVLEAARDRATLTMLDDETRLGETTITTAPEEGDLEVVEFRNFASLLGDELRRKRPEEVYAAGDRDVIQGVREDTHYAFYRVEDDDPVEAVLERRGDRALDVVETAPADKLGGSHTTLIGGRAGMRAIQTVAGHPHVKKVIPGPIDAGGTGSQSGLRAKVTRADAGGNVRMLLRDGSSVQENRIVTTARDRELGEVVRDDLNEALLEAGLREE, translated from the coding sequence ATGGAGTGTCGCCACTGCGGATCGCCCCTCGAGAAACCCGGCGACTTCTGTCTCGTCTGTCGCACCGGGAACACCGACACGGTGGTCCTCGAGGCCGCCCGCGACCGGGCGACGCTGACGATGCTCGACGACGAGACGCGACTGGGGGAGACGACGATCACGACGGCGCCCGAGGAGGGGGACCTCGAGGTCGTCGAATTCAGAAATTTCGCGAGCCTGCTCGGGGACGAACTCCGCCGAAAGCGCCCGGAGGAGGTCTACGCCGCGGGCGACCGGGACGTGATCCAGGGGGTTCGCGAGGACACCCACTACGCGTTCTACCGCGTCGAGGACGACGACCCCGTCGAAGCCGTCCTCGAGCGACGCGGTGACCGAGCGCTCGACGTGGTCGAGACGGCGCCGGCGGACAAACTCGGCGGGAGCCACACCACCCTCATCGGCGGGCGGGCGGGTATGCGAGCGATCCAGACCGTCGCGGGCCACCCCCACGTCAAGAAGGTGATTCCCGGCCCCATCGACGCCGGCGGCACTGGCTCCCAGTCGGGGCTCCGGGCGAAGGTCACCCGGGCCGACGCCGGCGGAAACGTCCGCATGCTCCTGCGCGACGGCTCGAGCGTCCAGGAGAACCGGATCGTGACGACGGCCCGGGACCGTGAACTGGGCGAGGTCGTCCGCGACGATCTGAACGAGGCGCTGCTCGAGGCGGGCTTGCGGGAGGAGTGA
- a CDS encoding 50S ribosomal protein L37ae, with protein sequence MAEKKRGKVGSAGRFGARYGRVARRRVSEIEHDMQSSKVDGDDVKRLGPGIWENEETGEVFTGGAYRPQTPAGETVRRSIRAALGEESDE encoded by the coding sequence ATGGCCGAAAAGAAGCGAGGAAAGGTCGGGAGTGCCGGCCGATTCGGAGCGCGATACGGACGCGTCGCTCGACGACGCGTCTCGGAGATCGAACACGACATGCAGTCCTCGAAGGTCGACGGCGACGACGTCAAACGCCTCGGCCCCGGCATCTGGGAGAACGAGGAGACCGGCGAGGTCTTCACCGGCGGTGCCTACCGCCCCCAGACCCCGGCCGGCGAGACCGTCCGTCGCTCGATCCGAGCCGCTCTCGGCGAGGAATCCGACGAGTAG
- a CDS encoding DNA-directed RNA polymerase subunit P — protein sequence MSYKCSRCKRDVQLDEYGGVRCPYCGHRVLLKERSRDVKTVDVN from the coding sequence ATGAGTTACAAGTGCTCCCGCTGCAAACGCGACGTACAGCTCGACGAGTACGGGGGCGTCCGCTGTCCCTACTGCGGTCACCGCGTGCTCCTCAAAGAGCGCAGTCGAGACGTCAAGACCGTCGACGTCAACTAG